A stretch of the Aegilops tauschii subsp. strangulata cultivar AL8/78 chromosome 4, Aet v6.0, whole genome shotgun sequence genome encodes the following:
- the LOC109740269 gene encoding putative pentatricopeptide repeat-containing protein At3g49142, protein MNLSQSLLLRPSPAGGQHGLLHLVDSCRAAAHLPTLRAVHARLLLLQHLPSSAVARVKLIQAYAACSALPAARAVLTSSPDRTTVFFNVLLRALTAASLHREALLLFASMRPQGPSCSPDHYTYPLALKSCAASGSLRLGVQIHASIARLGLDANLFVAHSAISMYARCGRPDDAYQVFDEMQHRDVVSWNAMISGFAHAGLFQRAVIIFRELVGLQCPQPDAGTMASILPAMGNAKAEDIAFVREVFDKMQFRGLISWNAMLSIYAINGLHVKAVELFMRMEKDAVEPDGMTLSTVLPCCGQVSAFSLGKRIHEIIKRKGMCPNMLLENALMDMYANCGCLNDAREVFDAMGSRDVVSWTSIISAYGVRGHGTEAINLFENMLGQGLQPDSIAFVAVLAACSHAGLLDVGKHYFDCMTSRYQITPKAEHYTCMVDLLGRAGCIREAYDFIMAMRMKPNERVWGALLGACRIHSNMDIGLLAADSLFRMVPDQTGYYVLLSNIYARTGRWADVTSVRSVMASKGIKKLPGASNVEIGDQVHTFHVGDRSHPQSEMIYKKLEELLGRIRGMGYNPGVEGTLHDVEEEEKEGHLSVHSEKLAIAFVLINTSPGTPIRITMNLRTCSDCHHAAKLISAITDREIILKDINRFHHIVQGVCSCGDYW, encoded by the coding sequence ATGAACCTGTCGCAGAGCCTCCTCCTGCGCCCGTCCCCGGCCGGCGGCCAGCACGGCCTCCTCCACCTGGTGGACTCCTGCCGTGCCGCCGCCCACCTGCCCACCCTCCGCGCCGTGCACGCGCGCCTACTGCTCCTCCAGCACCTCCCCTCCTCCGCCGTCGCCCGCGTCAAGCTCATCCAGGCCTACGCCGCCTGCTCCGCgctccccgccgcccgcgccgtgCTCACCTCCTCCCCCGATCGCACCACCGTCTTCTTCAACGTCCTCCTCCGCGCGCTCACGGCCGCATCCCTCCACCGCGAGGCACTCCTCCTCTTCGCCTCTATGCGGCCGCAGGGCCCCTCCTGCTCCCCGGACCACTACACCTACCCGCTCGCTCTCAAATCCTGCGCAGCCTCGGGTAGCCTACGTCTGGGTGTCCAGATCCATGCGTCCATTGCCAGGCTCGGTCTCGACGCGAATCTCTTCGTGGCGCACTCGGCGATCAGCATGTATGCGCGGTGCGGCCGTCCGGACGATGCTTaccaggtgttcgatgaaatgcagCACCGGGATGTCGTCTCTTGGAACGCCATGATCTCTGGGTTCGCTCACGCAGGCTTGTTTCAGAGAGCCGTGATAATTTTCAGGGAGTTGGTGGGGCTGCAGTGTCCACAGCCTGATGCTGGGACCATGGCAAGCATCCTGCCCGCCATGGGTAATGCCAAGGCAGAGGACATCGCATTTGTGAGGGAAGTGTTTGATAAGATGCAGTTCAGAGGACTTATTTCTTGGAATGCTATGCTGTCTATATATGCTATCAATGGACTGCATGTTAAGGCTGTGGAGCTGTTCATGAGGATGGAGAAGGATGCGGTTGAGCCAGATGGGATGACATTATCAACTGTTCTTCCTTGTTGCGGACAGGTCTCAGCATTTTCACTGGGGAAACGAATCCATGAAATTATCAAGAGGAAAGGAATGTGCCCCAATATGTTGCTGGAAAATGCTCTCATGGACATGTACGCCAACTGTGGATGCTTGAACGATGCCAGGGAGGTATTTGATGCCATGGGTTCGCGGGATGTAGTATCATGGACTTCGATCATTTCTGCATACGGTGTGCGTGGTCATGGGACGGAAGCCATCAATCTGTTTGAGAACATGCTAGGACAGGGCCTGCAACCGGATTCTATTGCCTTTGTTGCTGTTCTTGCAGCGTGTAGCCATGCAGGCCTCTTGGATGTTGGAAAGCACTATTTTGATTGCATGACTAGTAGATATCAGATAACCCCAAAAGCAGAGCACTATACATGTATGGTGGATCTTCTCGGGCGTGCTGGGTGTATAAGGGAGGCATATGATTTCATTATGGCGATGCGTATGAAGCCAAATGAAAGAGTCTGGGGAGCCTTATTAGGAGCTTGTCGGATTCACTCCAATATGGACATTGGGTTGTTGGCAGCAGACAGTTTGTTCAGAATGGTGCCCGACCAGACGGGATACTATGTGCTATTATCAAATATTTATGCTAGGACTGGACGATGGGCAGATGTTACCTCGGTGAGAAGTGTCATGGCAAGCAAAGGTATCAAGAAATTGCCTGGTGCTAGCAATGTTGAGATAGGAGATCAGGTTCACACATTTCATGTTGGTGATAGATCTCATCCACAATCAGAAATGATCTACAAAAAGTTGGAAGAGTTGTTAGGAAGGATCAGGGGAATGGGTTATAACCCAGGAGTCGAGGGTACACTTCATGATGTTGAAGAGGAAGAGAAGGAGGGCCATCTTTCAGTGCACAGTGAAAAATTGGCTATTGCGTTTGTTCTTATAAACACTAGTCCAGGGACACCCATTAGAATAACAATGAATCTCAGAACGTGTAGTGATTGCCATCATGCTGCAAAACTCATTTCAGCTATCACAGATAGAGAGATTATCCTTAAAGACATCAACAGGTTCCACCATATAGTACAAGGAGTGTGCTCATGTGGGGACTATTGGTAA